One Ricinus communis isolate WT05 ecotype wild-type chromosome 1, ASM1957865v1, whole genome shotgun sequence DNA window includes the following coding sequences:
- the LOC8263567 gene encoding jasmonoyl--L-amino acid synthetase JAR6 — MLEKKMGGINVDKVIEEFEAMTKNAERVQKETLKKILEENGSAEYLQNLGLDGRTDPESFKICVPICTHGDLEPYIQRIADGDSSPVLTGKPITTISLSSGTTQGKPKYVPFTDQLLDNTLQIFRTSFAYRNREFPLENGKALEFVFSSKQGKTKGGLAAGTATTNLFRNPNYKTALEELQFKSCSPREVIFGSDFHQSLYCHLLCGLIFREDIQFVFSTFAHSIVLAFRTFEQVWEELCDDIRNGELSSRITAPSIRTAMSHLLKPNAELADLIHTKCSGLSNWYGLIPELFPNAKYIYGIMTGSMEPYLKKLRHYAGELPLLSADYGASEGWIAANVNPLLPPELATFAVLPDIGYFEFIPLRRNGDHIYSEPKPIGLSDVKIGEEYEILVTNFAGFYRYRLGDVVKVMGFHNSTPELKFVCRRSLLLSINIDKNTEKDLQLVVEEAAKLLADEKLEVVDFSSLADRSTDPGHYVIFWEISGEPTAEVLQECCNCLDRSFLDAGYVTSRKVKAIGPLELRVVHRGTFQKILDHYLGLGAAVSQFKTPRCVGPANNVVSQILSNNVAKSYVSTAF; from the exons ATgttggaaaagaaaatgggaGGAATTAATGTTGATAAGGTGATAGAAGAATTTGAAGCAATGACAAAGAATGCAGAAAGGGTACAGAAGGAGACACTGAAGAAGATTCTAGAAGAAAATGGATCTGCAGAATACTTGCAGAATCTGGGTCTCGATGGAAGAACTGATCCCGAGAGTTTCAAGATTTGTGTTCCTATCTGTACCCACGGTGACTTGGAACCTTATATTCAGAGAATTGCAGATGGGGATTCTTCTCCTGTGCTTACCGGAAAGCCTATAACAACCATATCTTTAAG TTCGGGTACTACTCAAGGAAAGCCCAAATATGTACCATTCACTGATCAATTGTTGGATAACACCTTGCAGATATTTAGAACCTCTTTTGCCTATAGAAACAG AGAATTCCCTCTTGAGAATGGTAAAGCCTTGGAGTTTGTCTTCAGCAGCAAGCAGGGAAAAACAAAGGGCGGTTTGGCTGCTGGAACAGCTACAACAAATCTCTTTCGCAACCCTAACTACAAAACTGCATTGGAGGAACTGCAGTTCAAATCCTGCAGCCCTCGTGAAGTTATATTTGGTTCTGACTTTCATCAGTCACTGTATTGCCATCTCTTGTGTGGGTTAATCTTCCGTGAAGATATCCAATTTGTGTTCTCTACATTTGCCCATAGCATTGTCCTTGCATTTCGAACTTTTGAACAAGTTTGGGAAGAGCTGTGTGATGACATACGGAATGGGGAACTCAGCAGCCGGATCACTGCCCCTTCCATCCGAACAGCAATGTCGCATTTGCTTAAGCCAAATGCTGAATTGGCTGATTTGATCCATACAAAATGCTCAGGATTGAGTAATTGGTATGGGTTAATACCTGAACTTTTCCCTAATGCCAAGTATATCTATGGGATAATGACTGGGTCAATGGAGCCTTATTTGAAAAAGTTGAGGCACTATGCAGGGGAGCTGCCTTTGTTGAGTGCTGATTATGGTGCTTCAGAAGGGTGGATTGCAGCAAATGTCAATCCGCTATTGCCTCCTGAGTTGGCTACTTTTGCTGTGTTACCTGACATCGGATATTTTGAATTCATTCCTCTTAGGAGAAATGGAGATCACATCTATTCAGAGCCCAAGCCCATTGGCCTGTCTGATGTCAAGATTGGCGAAGAGTATGAGATCCTTGTCACCAATTTTGCAG GTTTTTACAGGTACAGACTAGGAGATGTTGTGAAGGTTATGGGCTTCCATAACTCGACCCCAGAACTTAAATTTGTATGCAGAAGGAGCCTACTGCTCAGCATAAACATTGACAAGAACACTGAAAAAGATTTACAGTTGGTTGTAGAAGAAGCAGCTAAGTTGTTAGCGGACGAGAAACTTGAAGTCGTTGATTTCAGCAGTCTAGCGGATCGTTCCACTGACCCTGGCCACTATGTTATCTTTTGGGAAATTAGTGGGGAACCAACAGCGGAGGTCTTGCAAGAGTGCTGCAATTGCCTGGACCGATCTTTTCTTGATGCAGGATATGTTACCTCGCGCAAGGTTAAAGCGATTGGACCTCTCGAGCTTCGAGTTGTTCATAGAGGAACTTTCCAGAAGATTCTGGATCATTATTTGGGGTTAGGAGCTGCTGTTAGTCAATTTAAAACTCCCAGATGCGTCGGTCCCGCAAACAATGTGGTATCGCAAATCTTGAGCAATAATGTCGCCAAGTCCTACGTTAGCACTGCTTTTTGA